One region of Miscanthus floridulus cultivar M001 chromosome 19, ASM1932011v1, whole genome shotgun sequence genomic DNA includes:
- the LOC136529183 gene encoding F-box protein At2g26160-like isoform X2, which translates to MFHFLLGLGSFVMKTTQSSSWPDLEPELLGLVLKRLPILADRVRLRAVCCPWRSNARLQALPPPNPCLILLDGSFLSIPGGEIIGMPKQYDGCSYGFIDNWLFLVKSDGGCSLVNPFSKATVDLPKIAMDIDPFNKYSYSYSTFNPCRYKLVVSSPLDSSPDSPVTVLILDGGGNATIGVCQPPIAFDFSRGNFLDPFQRLFDVTFFDGKFYGLDFGLLTFEISYGLGSKPKISSIENVINSMDNIPDLPKPLSDKERMVTKYLVECCGRLLMVTRWLEIPRRLLAASNYFEHVRTTSFEIFEADLSTNPNQWRRIKNLGGQALFVGRRCSKSFPAGEGNGIQEDCIYFMCDYPWPDHPEDPLGDSGVYNIANGMITPLLSETATVPRHQRGQWTLTWYFPVDAV; encoded by the coding sequence ATGTTTCATTTCTTGCTAGGCTTGGGATCTTTTGTGATGAAGACCACACAATCTTCATCGTGGCCAGACCTGGAGCCAGAACTCCTTGGACTTGTCCTCAAGCGGCTGCCCATCCTGGCTGACCGTGTTCGACTGAGAGCAGTCTGCTGCCCATGGCGCTCCAATGCTCGCCTGCAAGCACTGCCCCCTCCGAACCCATGCCTCATCCTTCTTGATGGAAGCTTCCTGAGTATCCCAGGTGGTGAAATTATCGGAATGCCTAAACAATATGATGGTTGCTCCTATGGTTTCATTGACAACTGGTTGTTCCTTGTGAAAAGTGATGGTGGATGCTCACTGGTGAACCCTTTTTCCAAGGCCACGGTGGATCTTCCTAAGATAGCCATGGACATAGATCCATTTAATAAATACTCATACTCATATTCGACATTCAATCCATGTCGGTATAAGCTTGTTGTTTCCTCACCCCTGGACTCATCACCAGATTCCCCTGTCACTGTGCTGATCTTGGATGGTGGTGGTAACGCTACAATTGGTGTTTGTCAACCACCAATTGCCTTTGACTTCTCTAGAGGAAACTTCCTAGATCCATTTCAGCGGCTCTTTGATGTTACATTTTTTGATGGGAAGTTTTATGGTCTTGATTTTGGTCTCTTAACATTTGAGATTAGTTATGGTCTTGGTAGTAAGCCAAAGATTTCATCCATAGAAAATGTAATTAACTCTATGGATAACATACCTGACCTGCCCAAGCCCCTGTCAGACAAGGAACGTATGGTCACCAAATATCTAGTTGAATGCTGTGGTAGACTGTTGATGGTGACACGATGGCTTGAGATTCCCCGGAGGCTTTTAGCAGCAAGCAATTACTTTGAGCATGTTCGCACTACTTCATTTGAGATCTTTGAGGCAGATTTGAGCACCAACCCCAACCAATGGAGACGCATCAAAAATTTGGGTGGCCAAGCACTCTTTGTTGGTAGGCGTTGCTCCAAGTCTTTCCCTGCTGGAGAAGGCAATGGAATTCAAGAGGATTGCATATATTTCATGTGTGACTATCCTTGGCCAGATCACCCTGAAGATCCTCTTGGTGACTCTGGTGTGTACAACATTGCAAATGGGATGATTACACCTTTGTTGTCAGAGACTGCAACAGTTCCTCGCCATCAGCGTGGCCAGTGGACTCTGACATGGTATTTCCCTGTTGATGCTGTGTGA
- the LOC136529183 gene encoding F-box protein At2g26160-like isoform X1 has translation MSSGMVMQLAAAAIGEGDGALPHMVEVNGAVAAAHEQIEAEELPTVMLCCSQTGLGSFVMKTTQSSSWPDLEPELLGLVLKRLPILADRVRLRAVCCPWRSNARLQALPPPNPCLILLDGSFLSIPGGEIIGMPKQYDGCSYGFIDNWLFLVKSDGGCSLVNPFSKATVDLPKIAMDIDPFNKYSYSYSTFNPCRYKLVVSSPLDSSPDSPVTVLILDGGGNATIGVCQPPIAFDFSRGNFLDPFQRLFDVTFFDGKFYGLDFGLLTFEISYGLGSKPKISSIENVINSMDNIPDLPKPLSDKERMVTKYLVECCGRLLMVTRWLEIPRRLLAASNYFEHVRTTSFEIFEADLSTNPNQWRRIKNLGGQALFVGRRCSKSFPAGEGNGIQEDCIYFMCDYPWPDHPEDPLGDSGVYNIANGMITPLLSETATVPRHQRGQWTLTWYFPVDAV, from the exons ATGAGCAGCGGTATGGTGATGCAGTTGGCAGCAGCCGCGATTGGAGAAGGCGATGGAGCCCTGCCGCACATGGTTGAAGTCAATGGCGCCGTCGCAGCTGCCCACGAACAGATCGAGGCGGAGGAGCTACCCACCGTGATGCTGTGCTGCTCGCAGACAG GCTTGGGATCTTTTGTGATGAAGACCACACAATCTTCATCGTGGCCAGACCTGGAGCCAGAACTCCTTGGACTTGTCCTCAAGCGGCTGCCCATCCTGGCTGACCGTGTTCGACTGAGAGCAGTCTGCTGCCCATGGCGCTCCAATGCTCGCCTGCAAGCACTGCCCCCTCCGAACCCATGCCTCATCCTTCTTGATGGAAGCTTCCTGAGTATCCCAGGTGGTGAAATTATCGGAATGCCTAAACAATATGATGGTTGCTCCTATGGTTTCATTGACAACTGGTTGTTCCTTGTGAAAAGTGATGGTGGATGCTCACTGGTGAACCCTTTTTCCAAGGCCACGGTGGATCTTCCTAAGATAGCCATGGACATAGATCCATTTAATAAATACTCATACTCATATTCGACATTCAATCCATGTCGGTATAAGCTTGTTGTTTCCTCACCCCTGGACTCATCACCAGATTCCCCTGTCACTGTGCTGATCTTGGATGGTGGTGGTAACGCTACAATTGGTGTTTGTCAACCACCAATTGCCTTTGACTTCTCTAGAGGAAACTTCCTAGATCCATTTCAGCGGCTCTTTGATGTTACATTTTTTGATGGGAAGTTTTATGGTCTTGATTTTGGTCTCTTAACATTTGAGATTAGTTATGGTCTTGGTAGTAAGCCAAAGATTTCATCCATAGAAAATGTAATTAACTCTATGGATAACATACCTGACCTGCCCAAGCCCCTGTCAGACAAGGAACGTATGGTCACCAAATATCTAGTTGAATGCTGTGGTAGACTGTTGATGGTGACACGATGGCTTGAGATTCCCCGGAGGCTTTTAGCAGCAAGCAATTACTTTGAGCATGTTCGCACTACTTCATTTGAGATCTTTGAGGCAGATTTGAGCACCAACCCCAACCAATGGAGACGCATCAAAAATTTGGGTGGCCAAGCACTCTTTGTTGGTAGGCGTTGCTCCAAGTCTTTCCCTGCTGGAGAAGGCAATGGAATTCAAGAGGATTGCATATATTTCATGTGTGACTATCCTTGGCCAGATCACCCTGAAGATCCTCTTGGTGACTCTGGTGTGTACAACATTGCAAATGGGATGATTACACCTTTGTTGTCAGAGACTGCAACAGTTCCTCGCCATCAGCGTGGCCAGTGGACTCTGACATGGTATTTCCCTGTTGATGCTGTGTGA
- the LOC136529207 gene encoding CDT1-like protein a, chloroplastic — MDATPPSKKAKTTRAAAPPHKLREAAALADEVWTPEKPAKKLAPAAAAEQIPTPEKPEEMPRARGRSVAFSVKEIRRAALGLRRPAAQAEAAVEDELESAERELGVGAGSSRSPVKRKAEVKLPESYEMLCEFFNCLESSTRLLRMKGSKATFPNICSSIQHLTERRFTHSHLAQLKYIMPEAIVINKILLRDDTTCCMYPDLQVNLIVSAVENVVKQKGETAYLALRRIFRQRLVEFYREHPEGDDIPEHELPHPFNPTRSSIPQDEQRTVLESSSPLKPSVVNGQQTAVMSHMSQSFKRRFSQRSPISSTTASAPSPLVKVASTVPSPLNRNSLFSRDVSGSMCVDDTSSAKEAVCKSGVLENTPAKFASTPVRLMAPTPDLKTPKRLISATGYDTPPLKMAKRSARAKLFTTPTKDTSMDGENQSASISGADADDELLSFLPQSLLQSVKEKEERALEEKETGFADQVKRQKLIASLPSTFDIIFLIYQSRQRSVMTKQELIHKIIASSPKIADRSEVEEHLALLKELVPDWISEKTARSGDALCCIDATLSQSEIRQRLYAAAE, encoded by the exons ATGGACGCCACCCCGCCGTCCAAGAAGGCCAAGACGACGAGGGCCGCGGCGCCGCCGCACAAGCTGAGGGAGGCCGCCGCTCTGGCGGACGAGGTCTGGACGCCGGAGAAGCCCGCGAAGAAGctggcgccggcggcggccgccgagCAGATCCCGACGCCGGAGAAGCCGGAGGAGATGCCGAGGGCGCGCGGCCGCAGCGTGGCGTTCTCCGTCAAGGAGATCCGCCGGGCGGCGCTCGGgctgcggcggccggcggcgcagGCTGAGGCGGCGGTGGAGGATGAACTCGAGTCCGCCGAGCGGGAGCTCGGCGTTGGCGCCGGGTCTAGCCGGAGCCCCGTCAAGCGCAAGGCGGAGGTCAAGCTGCCGGAGAG CTACGAGATGCTCTGTGAGTTCTTCAATTGCTTGGAGAGTTCCACCCGGCTGCTCCGTATGAAGGGATCCAAGGCCACTTTCCCCAACATCTGTTCTAGCATTCAGCATTTGACTGAGCG GAGATTTACCCACAGCCATCTTGCACAGCTCAAGTACATAATGCCAGAGGCAATCGTCATCAATAAGATCCTTTTGCGTGATGACACGACTTGCTGCATGTACCCTGATCTTCAGGTGAACCTCATAGTCAGTGCTGTTGAGAACGTCGTGAAGCAGAAGGGGGAAACAGCATACCTAGCATTAAGAAGGATATTTAGGCAGAGGCTTGTGGAATTCTACAGGGAGCACCCTGAG GGAGATGACATTCCAGAGCATGAGTTGCCACATCCATTTAACCCAACAAGATCAAGCATACCCCAGGATGAACAAAGGACTGTTCTTGAATCTTCTTCCCCACTCAAGCCATCTGTTGTCAATGGACAGCAGACCGCTGTGATGTCACACATGTCACAGTCATTCAAGAGAAGGTTTTCACAGAGATCTCCAATCAGCTCTACAACAGCTAGTGCACCCAGTCCACTGGTGAAAGTTGCTTCCACTGTTCCATCACCGCTGAACAGAAATTCCCTCTTCAGTCGGGATGTTTCTGGCAGCATGTGTGTTGATGATACATCAAGTGCTAAAGAAGCCGTCTGCAAGTCTGGTGTTTTAGAAAATACCCCTGCAAAATTTGCCTCTACACCAGTGAGGTTAATGGCGCCTACGCCAGACCTCAAGACACCAAAGAGACTGATCTCTGCCACAGGTTATGACACTCCGCCTCTGAAAATGGCAAAGAGATCAGCTCGTGCAAAGTTGTTTACCACTCCAACAAAGGATACTAGTATGGATGGAGAGAACCAAAGTGCAAGCATATCTGGTGCTGATGCTGATGATGAGTTACTCAGTTTTCTTCCACAATCCCTCCTTCAATCG GTGAAAGAGAAGGAAGAGAGGGCTTTGGAGGAGAAGGAAACTGGGTTTGCTGATCAGGTTAAAAGGCAGAAGTTGATTGCTTCCCTGCCAAGCACCTTTGACATCATATTCCTTATCTATCAGTCAAGACAGCGGTCTGTAATGACAAAGCAGGAGCTGATCCACAAGATAATTGCAAGCAGTCCTAAGATAGCAGACAGAA GTGAAGTTGAGGAGCATCTGGCACTGTTGAAAGAGCTCGTTCCAGATTGGATCTCTGAGAAAACTGCCCGAAGCGGAGATGCTCTGTGCTG CATTGATGCCACTTTGAGCCAATCAGAAATTCGGCAAAGACTGTATGCTGCTGCTGAGTAG
- the LOC136529252 gene encoding probable protein phosphatase 2C 68, whose protein sequence is MRRATAAPGCGTGSGQRPSGAGGGGSRRRVSGGSALTRGWATGWAGAAAARRGCKAAGGGVRVQCERAASSRAVLALVCSSHVIVANCGDSRAVLCRGKQPLALSVDHKPNREDEYARIEAQGGKVINWNGYRVLGVLAMSRSIDDAGAAAVAAAEERGGAKLLWFVVVVCGVRRGAARGPRAGPQPGAAAAGRDGHVNVIAAVQETLIDHLPC, encoded by the exons ATGCGGCGCGCGACTGCTGCTCCGGGGTGCGGGACCGGGAGCGGGCAGCGCCCATCgggagcgggcggcggcggctcccGGCGGCGGGTCTCCGGCGGCAGCGCCCTGACGCGCGGTTGGGCTACAGGgtgggcgggcgcggcggccgcacGGCGGGGCTGCAAGGCGGCAGGCGGCGGCGTCCGTGTGCAGTGCGAGCGCGCGGCCTCCTCGCGAGCGGTGCTTGCGCTCGTCTGCTCATCGCACGTCATCGTTGCCAATTGCGGCGACTCACGAGCGGTGCTCTGCCGGGGCAAGCAGCCCCTGGCGCTGTCCGTGGACCATAAA CCAAACAGAGAAGATGAGTATGCAAGGATTGAGGCCCAGGGAGGCAAGGTCATCAATTGGAATGGCTATCGAGTTCTCGGTGTTCTTGCCATGTCCCGGTCAATTG ATGACGCCGGCGCTGCTGCAGTTGCCGCCGCCGAAGAGCGAGGAGGAGCGAAGCTGCTCTGGTTTGTCGTCGTCGTTTGTGGTGTTCGACGCGGCGCCGCCCGTGGGCCTAGGGCTGGACCTCAACCTGGCGCTGCTGCCGCCGGCCGAGATGGTCATGTGAATGTGATTGCCGCCGTCCAGGAGACTCTAATCGATCACCTTCCGTGCTAG
- the LOC136529183 gene encoding F-box protein At2g26160-like isoform X3, whose amino-acid sequence MKTTQSSSWPDLEPELLGLVLKRLPILADRVRLRAVCCPWRSNARLQALPPPNPCLILLDGSFLSIPGGEIIGMPKQYDGCSYGFIDNWLFLVKSDGGCSLVNPFSKATVDLPKIAMDIDPFNKYSYSYSTFNPCRYKLVVSSPLDSSPDSPVTVLILDGGGNATIGVCQPPIAFDFSRGNFLDPFQRLFDVTFFDGKFYGLDFGLLTFEISYGLGSKPKISSIENVINSMDNIPDLPKPLSDKERMVTKYLVECCGRLLMVTRWLEIPRRLLAASNYFEHVRTTSFEIFEADLSTNPNQWRRIKNLGGQALFVGRRCSKSFPAGEGNGIQEDCIYFMCDYPWPDHPEDPLGDSGVYNIANGMITPLLSETATVPRHQRGQWTLTWYFPVDAV is encoded by the coding sequence ATGAAGACCACACAATCTTCATCGTGGCCAGACCTGGAGCCAGAACTCCTTGGACTTGTCCTCAAGCGGCTGCCCATCCTGGCTGACCGTGTTCGACTGAGAGCAGTCTGCTGCCCATGGCGCTCCAATGCTCGCCTGCAAGCACTGCCCCCTCCGAACCCATGCCTCATCCTTCTTGATGGAAGCTTCCTGAGTATCCCAGGTGGTGAAATTATCGGAATGCCTAAACAATATGATGGTTGCTCCTATGGTTTCATTGACAACTGGTTGTTCCTTGTGAAAAGTGATGGTGGATGCTCACTGGTGAACCCTTTTTCCAAGGCCACGGTGGATCTTCCTAAGATAGCCATGGACATAGATCCATTTAATAAATACTCATACTCATATTCGACATTCAATCCATGTCGGTATAAGCTTGTTGTTTCCTCACCCCTGGACTCATCACCAGATTCCCCTGTCACTGTGCTGATCTTGGATGGTGGTGGTAACGCTACAATTGGTGTTTGTCAACCACCAATTGCCTTTGACTTCTCTAGAGGAAACTTCCTAGATCCATTTCAGCGGCTCTTTGATGTTACATTTTTTGATGGGAAGTTTTATGGTCTTGATTTTGGTCTCTTAACATTTGAGATTAGTTATGGTCTTGGTAGTAAGCCAAAGATTTCATCCATAGAAAATGTAATTAACTCTATGGATAACATACCTGACCTGCCCAAGCCCCTGTCAGACAAGGAACGTATGGTCACCAAATATCTAGTTGAATGCTGTGGTAGACTGTTGATGGTGACACGATGGCTTGAGATTCCCCGGAGGCTTTTAGCAGCAAGCAATTACTTTGAGCATGTTCGCACTACTTCATTTGAGATCTTTGAGGCAGATTTGAGCACCAACCCCAACCAATGGAGACGCATCAAAAATTTGGGTGGCCAAGCACTCTTTGTTGGTAGGCGTTGCTCCAAGTCTTTCCCTGCTGGAGAAGGCAATGGAATTCAAGAGGATTGCATATATTTCATGTGTGACTATCCTTGGCCAGATCACCCTGAAGATCCTCTTGGTGACTCTGGTGTGTACAACATTGCAAATGGGATGATTACACCTTTGTTGTCAGAGACTGCAACAGTTCCTCGCCATCAGCGTGGCCAGTGGACTCTGACATGGTATTTCCCTGTTGATGCTGTGTGA